A part of Aegilops tauschii subsp. strangulata cultivar AL8/78 chromosome 2, Aet v6.0, whole genome shotgun sequence genomic DNA contains:
- the LOC109759035 gene encoding cytochrome P450 76M5 — protein sequence MIHKEYVIQTSLSNRQNLHKILSTRQTASPPAPALYRAVTIQGHWPTSCLSTPPSTVRTIAGQTTMQSEVWLLWATLAAALLYYLTAARRGGTGGRQPPGPTPLPVLGNLLDVGGNLHHTLARLARAHGPFMKLKLGLVTTVVVSSRDAAREAYTRYDRHLAARAAPNAANAVGNSGWSMIWLPSSDPLSKTLRGIVASHIFSPRGLTTARGVRERKVHDMAGYFRRRAGEEVDDRQAVYGSVLNLVSSAFFSVDVADVGGESASGLREVVEDIIAAFAKPNISDIFPFLRPLDLQGWCRWAGARYQKVFGILDGIIDRRLADAQTSTGEHAHGNFLDSLLELVSAGKIGRDKVTVILFDVFAAGTDMMAITVEWAMAELLRHPRAMAKVHAEMEDILGGKDTDTLEEPDAANLPYLQAVVKEVMRLHPVVPIMLPHQVAEDGMEIGGFAVPKGSMVIFNVWAIMRDPAAWERPDEFVPERFLDKATAVDFRGKDYEFIPFGSGRRLCPGLPTAERVVPFVLVSMLHGSEWRLSDGVWADELDMTEKFTTVSTLTVPLRAVPIVVN from the coding sequence ATGATACATAAGGAGTACGTGATACAAACATCACTCTCAAACCGGCAAAACCTCCACAAAATTCTCTCAACCAGACAAACGGCATCGCCTCCCGCACCAGCACTCTATCGTGCCGTCACTATACAAGGCCACTGGCCAACCTCCTGCCTGAGCACACCACCCAGTACTGTACGTACTATCGCAGGTCAAACAACCATGCAGAGCGAGGTTTGGCTGCTATGGGCAACGCTCGCCGCTGCGCTCCTCTACTACCTGACCGCAGCCCGCCGCGGGGGCACCGGGGGGCGGCAGCCTCCGGGCCCGACGCCGCTCCCGGTCCTCGGCAACCTGCTCGATGTAGGGGGCAATCTGCACCACACGCTGGCGCGCCTGGCCCGCGCCCACGGCCCCTTTATGAAGCTCAAGCTGGGCCTGGTCACCACCGTGGTGGTCTCCTCCCGTGACGCCGCGCGGGAGGCCTACACCAGGTACGACCGCCACCTGGCCGCGCGCGCGGCCCCGAACGCCGCCAACGCGGTTGGCAACTCCGGGTGGTCCATGATCTGGCTGCCCAGCTCTGACCCGCTCTCGAAGACGCTGCGCGGCATCGTGGCCTCGCACATATTCTCACCGCGTGGCCTCACCACGGCGCGCGGCGTGCGCGAGCGCAAGGTGCACGACATGGCGGGCTACTTCCGCCGCCGTGCGGGGGAGGAGGTGGACGACAGGCAGGCCGTGTACGGCAGCGTGCTGAACCTCGTGTCCAGCGCCTTCTTCTCTGTCGACGTGGCGGACGTGGGCGGCGAGTCCGCCAGTGGGCTGCGGGAGGTCGTGGAGGACATCATCGCGGCGTTCGCCAAACCCAACATCTCCGACATCTTCCCTTTCCTTCGGCCGCTCGACCTGCAGGGCTGGTGTCGCTGGGCAGGCGCCCGCTACCAGAAGGTCTTTGGCATACTTGACGGCATAATCGACCGCCGTCTTGCAGATGCCCAGACGTCCACGGGCGAGCACGCGCATGGCAACTTCCTGGACTCGCTGCTGGAGCTCGTTTCTGCGGGCAAGATTGGTCGCGACAAGGTGACGGTCATACTGTTCGACGTGTTCGCGGCCGGGACCGACATGATGGCCATCACGGTGGAGTGGGCGATGGCCGAGCTACTTCGGCACCCGCGCGCCATGGCCAAGGTGCACGCGGAGATGGAGGACATCCTCGGAGGCAAGGACACGGACACCCTCGAGGAGCCCGACGCGGCGAACCTGCCGTACCTGCAGGCCGTGGTGAAGGAGGTGATGCGGCTGCACCCGGTGGTGCCGATCATGCTACCGCACCAGGTGGCGGAGGACGGCATGGAGATCGGCGGCTTCGCGGTGCCCAAGGGCTCCATGGTGATCTTCAATGTGTGGGCGATCATGCGGGACCCGGCAGCGTGGGAGAGGCCCGACGAGTTCGTACCAGAGAGGTTCCTGGACAAGGCCACGGCGGTGGACTTCCGTGGCAAGGACTACGAGTTCATCCCGTTCGGGTCCGGCCGACGGCTGTGCCCTGGCCTACCGACGGCGGAGCGGGTCGTGCCGTTCGTGCTGGTGTCGATGCTGCACGGGTCCGAGTGGCGGCTCTCGGACGGCGtgtgggccgacgagctggacatGACCGAGAAGTTCACCACCGTCAGCACGCTCACCGTGCCCCTCAGGGCCGTCCCCATTGTGGTAAACTAG